The following are from one region of the Sandaracinus amylolyticus genome:
- a CDS encoding TerB family tellurite resistance protein: protein MSETSQSILVITDLLLGAVHADGSKSGEEIHVVRDLLKELLDQRELPESIEKRIEIFEPGDFSLAESAAAFASAEPERKRRLLELVAAVRDADEEVDVAEDEYLVSLAKALGMKESEYSDLTLDYEIEDLREHLSNLRSVPPPPPKA from the coding sequence ATGAGCGAGACGAGCCAGAGCATCCTCGTGATCACCGACCTGTTGCTCGGCGCGGTCCACGCCGACGGGAGCAAGAGCGGCGAGGAGATCCACGTCGTGCGCGATCTGCTGAAGGAGCTGCTCGATCAACGCGAGCTGCCCGAGTCGATCGAGAAGCGGATCGAGATCTTCGAGCCGGGCGACTTCTCGCTCGCGGAGAGCGCGGCGGCGTTCGCGAGCGCCGAGCCCGAGCGCAAGCGGCGCCTGCTCGAGCTGGTCGCGGCGGTGCGCGACGCGGACGAAGAGGTCGACGTCGCGGAGGACGAGTACCTCGTGTCGCTCGCGAAGGCGCTCGGCATGAAGGAGTCGGAGTACTCGGATCTCACGCTCGACTACGAGATCGAGGATCTGCGCGAGCACCTCTCGAACCTGCGTTCGGTGCCGCCTCCGCCTCCGAAGGCGTGA